TGTCCTATTCCTCCCTTGCGAAATGAAAACAAGGATAGAGCAAATACAAGCCCTGCGGCAATAGCACCTGCTTGAAGCATCGTTTCAATCCCTAACTCTAATCCAAGCAAATAATCTCCTTCTACAAAGGCTAGCATCGTAAAATATGCCTTGCTCCCGGGTACTAGTGGGATAATTCCTGGAATGCTAAAAGTCGTTCCTGGGATTCTATATCTCTTTGCTAAAAAATGGGCAATTGCAGCACTTGTAAGAGCAGCAACAGCTGTAGCAAAAATTGTTGATATCCCATAATCGGGTAGCGTTCGAATGATAAACCAAGAGATTGAGCCAATTACTCCTCCAATAAAAACAGCTCGAGTTGGAACATTGAAGATGATTCCAAAACCAACAGTTGCTACATAACAA
This portion of the Bacillus sp. FJAT-45350 genome encodes:
- a CDS encoding threonine/serine exporter family protein; this encodes MLIELIFCYVATVGFGIIFNVPTRAVFIGGVIGSISWFIIRTLPDYGISTIFATAVAALTSAAIAHFLAKRYRIPGTTFSIPGIIPLVPGSKAYFTMLAFVEGDYLLGLELGIETMLQAGAIAAGLVFALSLFSFRKGGIGQRYEPNR